ACGAGGCGCCATGGTATCGTCACTAACACGAAGTGCAAAAGCACCTGGCACACCAATCATATCCGGAGGACAGCTAACTGACCCCATCGTATGATTAAAGTCAATCGGCCCCCCCGGATGGATGGCCCCATAAACAGGTAGCTTCGCTGAGGTTGTCTCTGGTATTGCAGAATGCTGTGTTGGAATAGATCCGGCTGGATAACCTACAGTCTCTTGACTTTGTGCTGGATAAGCCCTTGCGGAATAAGGATTTGCTGGAATGGGCGGTGTCGTTGCGGTAGTAATACGCTGCTGTCCCCAACGTTCATCCTCGGCCAACAAGGCGCTCGGTTGACAATTTAGCGCTTGTGATAAACGATTAATGGTGTCCACGTTCAGCCGTCGTGATCCAGACTCAAGCCGAGATAGATACGAAGGAGAAAGTTTGGAAAGCTCCGAGAGTTCTTCTAATGTCAATCCCCGCGAAAGACGAATATCACGCAAAGGATGGCTATGGGTACGCCGTGATTTTCTGCCCCGGCGGTTACGTCTTGCAACCGGAATCATCACCCCTTCTGGGCTTCGCACAACTTCTTGACCATCACCGGTGGTGCCTGGATAATTACGTCCTTTGTATTTCATCGCTCCCCGTCCTTATTATTTTTCAAGAGTACAGACACAGCTGGCGCTGTGGCTTCCTCAGTTTTTCTATTATTGGGTTCATTATGGCAAAGATTGACCCGTACGTCAATCGTTGACAAAATAAACATTGCAAAAAAGCCATGGAATCCTTTATGATCAAAAGCTGGAAACGACAATAAACGGTGGTAAACGACGATGTTGCAATCTTTGCGTAATAGTTCCCAATCATGGGTGATGCGAATTTTTTTATGCCTTTTGGCGATTGGCTTTATTGGCTTTTTTGGCTCCGGTGTCGATTTCGCCCAAATATGGGGCGGCGGTCGCAACCCAGTGGTTATCACCATTGGCAGCCGCAAAATCACAGCGAGTGAACTAGTTGGTCGTATGCAAAAACTTGCAGCAACCAAGCTTCCTCCGGGAACAGACCTGACTCCCTATAAAAACTTGATCAAAGAACAAGTAAAGCAACAGATCATCACCGAAACACTGTTGGACCTAGAAGTAGAGCGTTTGGGCCTCATTGTTGGCGACGCGCAAGTGCGCCGTGCTATTCAGAGCATGGACCCTTTCCTGGATGAAGACGGCTACTTTGATAAGCAGCGCTTTGCAGGAGTCTTGTACAGTATGCAAACCTCAGAAAAAGAATTTATAGAAATAATCCGCCGGGAACTGCAAAGAAAACAATTGGTTCAAGCTCTAATTTCAGGTGTCTTGGCCCCGAACAATATGGTAGCCCCTTTCTTGGCATGGATGCAGGAAAAGCGCACAGTAGAGCTTCTGGAAGTCATTGCTAGTGAAGTTGCAGCGCCTCTGCCCACACCTGAACAAATAGAAACTTTTTACAAAGACAATCCAAAATTGTTTACTGCTCCTGAACACCGTACGATCAGTTTGATTGCACTCACTCCTGAAGCAGTCCTTGCACAAGTACAACTTTCAGAAGAAGAAATTGCCGAAGAGTTCGAAACCCGACATAAAGCTGGGAGCCGTTTACTCACCGAAGCTCAATCTGACAAAGTCCTTCAAGAAATTAAGCAGGAACGGGCGGAAAAACTCTTCCACGAGCTTAGTATACAAATTGAAGATGATCTGGGCAGTGGAAGCAGCCTTGAGGAAATCAGCCAATCCCACGGCTTACCTCTTGTAAGATTAACTAAAGTTCAAGCTAATCGCACGTTCCAGCCTGCTCCAAATTCGGCTCCCTTGAGCCAAACGCTTATCAAGGATGTTGTGGCACAAGCGTTTGAAACGGGAATAAATGAGGATATTGACCTTGTTGAAACCGATATGGGGGCATTTTTAGCCCTTCGAGTAGAAAAAATCACTCCTGCAACCATCAAGCCCCTGGCAGAAGTAAGGAATGAAGTCATCAAATACTGGCAGCAGAATCAGCAAATGCAAGCTGCAACCAAGAAAGCTCAGAGCATTGTTGATGCTCCCCAAGCCTTACAAGGATTGAACAGCTTTGCCCAAGACAAGGCATTACGACACAAAGCCGGTATCACCCTTACACGTAGCCCAGATGATCACACGGATCTTATTCCCCCTAAATTGCGCCACGACATTTTCGCAAGCGCCTTAAATACTCCTGTTATGGGCACAACAGCAAACGGATTTGTCATTGCTCGCGTTACAAATATTCAAAGAGATAAAGGGCCTGCCAGCACCCAAGACCTTGACAAATTATCCAAGCGACTCCAAATACAATTACAAGACGATGTTATTAATGAATTACTGGATGCGCTGTATCGTCAATATGGTTATGAAGAGAACAAGAAAGCACTTGAGGCCATTTAGTTTAGGAACAAAGTGATGAGAGAGTTATGTCAAAATCTACTTAATTCAGTAGGGACAGGATGGCTGAATGTTGCCGTTACCTCAACCCTGCTGATTTCACTCACCATTGTCAGTTATGGGATTGCAAAAAAATATCTACTGAACCTGATTAATGGTGCATTGACGCACAAGCAACCCAAGTGGAAAAAAATTCTTAAACGGCACCAACCTTTTAAACAGCTAGTGTATATGGTTCCCACACTATTTTTGTACTTTTGGGTGCAGTATTTACCTATCGAGGAAGAGACCACAAAAAGGCTAACGCAGTTCTTAAATTCTTACATCATTGTGAACGTAACTTTACTTCTGGGGAATTTGATTTCGGCAGTGGGAGCAATCTATAAGACCTATCCCATATCGCGTGAAAAACCCATTAAGACCTATTTGCAATTGTTGAGCATCTTCTCCTATTTCATTGGCATCGTAACCAGTATTTTCGTCCTGCTCGACATAAACCCCGTAGGATTTCTCGGCAGTGTTTCAGTGTTGACGACTGTCCTCTTGTTCGTGTTTAAAGACACCATCTTATCGTTTATCGCTGGTATGCAGATCGTCAGCAACAACTTAATTCAAAATGGCGACTGGATTGAAGCGCCGCAATTTGGTGCTGACGGCTCAGTAATTGAGGTAGCCCTGCACGTTGTTAAAATTCAAAACTGGGATAAAACCATCGTCAGCATACCTACATATAAACTGGTTGACTCCGGCTTTAAAAATTGGCGCGGTATGTACAACTCAGGCGGACGCCGTATCAAGCGAGCTCTCTTGCTCGATCAAACCAGTGTGCGACTAATAGGCAGGGATGAACTTTCAAAAATCCTCAAAGCCCCACAACTAGCTGATACCTTTAACACAAAAGAATGGGCTGAAGAACATAAGTCCGGTTTGCAAACCAACCTTGGTGCTTTTCGCTCATATGTGCAGGCTTTCCTGCGCCACCACCCACAAATTAATCAAGATCTCACGTTTATCATTCGTTTGCTAGACCCCACACCTCAGGGCGTCCCGCTTGAGATTTACGTCTTTACCAATGATACAGCCTGGTCAGTCTATGAGCGCATCCAAGCAGAAATTTTTGAGCAGTTAATTGCAACAATTCCATTGTTTGGCTTGAGAATTTTTCAAGATCCAACTGGGTATGATTATATCCTCAGCGGTTCACCCACATTGGCTGCTGCCAACACCGAAGAGTCACGTAAACAAGCTCCAGGTATACTTTAGTGAAATCAAAACCCCTAGTTTAATGATAACGAGAAGCGCATTGCTTAATAAGCGTGTGATTACGGACTGTGTTCCTTTAGGACTTTTAATCCTGATGGTGTGATTTCTAGAACTTCAACTTTGTCTGGAGAGAATGTCAGCCCAATATCAACCATCCAACACATACCATCGCAAGTTGATGCAATCCCATCAGATTGAACTGTGTGCCCAACAACCATTCTTGTACAATTGAGCTGAGATAAAACTTGTTTCAGTTCTGCACAATCTTCTCTTGATGGACCCTTAGAATAACGACGTGTCCAAATGGGGCCATCTGAATCGATTACAAACTGGGGTGGATTTTTGAGCTCACCTCTTAAAAACTGCTGTGCTTCTTTATTGATTCGTTCAAGACCGTAGTATAAAAAACATTTCCTTAGACCTGCATGAACAAACAAAGTGTCACCGATAACAATGGTTACTGGGTTATGAGCCAACGTTCTTGCGTAAGGCCCCCCAGGCTTGAAGGCTTGAAAACGTCCGCTGTATGGATCTTCGTTTTTCGAGAACACCTTAAATTCATCCACCCCTTCTTTAGAAACATACCTATAATCACCCAAAACATTCATGAATTCATGATTACCTAAAAGTGTGATGAGTTGACCGCCAGCTTGTTTTGCTTGTTTTTTTAGAGTTTCTAGAAAATCAATAACAGCTTTGTCATTTGCTCCACGATCAATCAGATCACCAACTTGCACAACAACAAGCTCTCCACCAATCCAACGGTCATTTTGGTCAATAGCTCCTGCTAAGACGAGCGCTCTTTTGGTTACCGAGAGATTGCCGTGTAAATCCCCAATTGCAATAATTCTTTGAGGAACTTGCCGCTGGTGTGTATCTGCGGATGTAACCTTGGCTTGTACTGCACAGCTGTTCATCAGGCTACTGATAGCTCCTGCAAAGACCACACAAAACAAAAAATACCTTAACATCAAAAACTCCTTAAAATAAGACCTTCAGATAAGGTACGAAAATATGCATGTTTAGTCAAATAATCGTCGGGTAACAACAGTTTTTTAGAACCAGCGCTAATCCCCCACAGGCCGTTTCAGTATAGAGATATTTATGGATTATTTTTTTCATGAGGCATCCCTGGCGCTTGGACAGTTACCTCAACCTGTTTGCGTGTTTCTCGGTAGATAATAAATAGACCACTGGAGACAATTAAGGCACCACCCAGAATCAAGGTTAAGTCAGGAATCTCGCCCCAGAATATATAACCAAACAGTACTGCCCAAAGCAGAGCTGTGTAAATCATTGGTGCGACTGTCGCTGCAGGTGCATGACGATAGGCAAACGTAACAAACAATTGTCCCAAGCCACCACCGAGGCCCAAGAATATAAGTAGCAGCAGGTCCATCATGCCTGGCATTTGCCAGTAGAAAGGGAGAGTGAGCCCTGTCAACACACTGACGACAGCTGAGAAATAAGTCACCACGATGACACTGTGATCCGTGCGGGTAAGAATACGGGCGTTCATCATGACAAAAGCATCTCCCAAGGCAAAGGTCAAGGCATAAATCGCCCCCAAATTCAAAATATCACCGGTGGGGCGCATCACCACCAGGACTCCAGCAAATCCAACCAAAACAGCACTCCAGCGTAGGGAGCCGGCTTTCTCTTTTAAAAACCAGGCACAAAAAGCAGTTAGGAATAAGGTCTCTGAAAAATGCAAGCATACAGCATCGGCCAAAGGCAGAAGTCGCAACGACCCAAACAGACCGATCAGTGCCACAGTACCTACACTGCCAATCAATATATATCTAGGCAAATGTTGTGTTTTTAGCGCACTAACCCCACCTGCTTGGCGTAGCAAAACCAGACAGGGAAAAAGGCTAAAAAAGGTCCG
This window of the Pseudomonadota bacterium genome carries:
- a CDS encoding helix-turn-helix domain-containing protein translates to MKYKGRNYPGTTGDGQEVVRSPEGVMIPVARRNRRGRKSRRTHSHPLRDIRLSRGLTLEELSELSKLSPSYLSRLESGSRRLNVDTINRLSQALNCQPSALLAEDERWGQQRITTATTPPIPANPYSARAYPAQSQETVGYPAGSIPTQHSAIPETTSAKLPVYGAIHPGGPIDFNHTMGSVSCPPDMIGVPGAFALRVSDDTMAPRYRRGDCVLVHPGKPLATRSTAVVITPTHDVIIGEFIAWRHVNDIAGLQPHPGIVVNPEVEFALELRQYNSAQHHKAVGSDASHASAHQVIVHPTQIASVARIIGTIEG
- a CDS encoding SurA N-terminal domain-containing protein, whose amino-acid sequence is MLQSLRNSSQSWVMRIFLCLLAIGFIGFFGSGVDFAQIWGGGRNPVVITIGSRKITASELVGRMQKLAATKLPPGTDLTPYKNLIKEQVKQQIITETLLDLEVERLGLIVGDAQVRRAIQSMDPFLDEDGYFDKQRFAGVLYSMQTSEKEFIEIIRRELQRKQLVQALISGVLAPNNMVAPFLAWMQEKRTVELLEVIASEVAAPLPTPEQIETFYKDNPKLFTAPEHRTISLIALTPEAVLAQVQLSEEEIAEEFETRHKAGSRLLTEAQSDKVLQEIKQERAEKLFHELSIQIEDDLGSGSSLEEISQSHGLPLVRLTKVQANRTFQPAPNSAPLSQTLIKDVVAQAFETGINEDIDLVETDMGAFLALRVEKITPATIKPLAEVRNEVIKYWQQNQQMQAATKKAQSIVDAPQALQGLNSFAQDKALRHKAGITLTRSPDDHTDLIPPKLRHDIFASALNTPVMGTTANGFVIARVTNIQRDKGPASTQDLDKLSKRLQIQLQDDVINELLDALYRQYGYEENKKALEAI
- a CDS encoding mechanosensitive ion channel domain-containing protein — protein: MRELCQNLLNSVGTGWLNVAVTSTLLISLTIVSYGIAKKYLLNLINGALTHKQPKWKKILKRHQPFKQLVYMVPTLFLYFWVQYLPIEEETTKRLTQFLNSYIIVNVTLLLGNLISAVGAIYKTYPISREKPIKTYLQLLSIFSYFIGIVTSIFVLLDINPVGFLGSVSVLTTVLLFVFKDTILSFIAGMQIVSNNLIQNGDWIEAPQFGADGSVIEVALHVVKIQNWDKTIVSIPTYKLVDSGFKNWRGMYNSGGRRIKRALLLDQTSVRLIGRDELSKILKAPQLADTFNTKEWAEEHKSGLQTNLGAFRSYVQAFLRHHPQINQDLTFIIRLLDPTPQGVPLEIYVFTNDTAWSVYERIQAEIFEQLIATIPLFGLRIFQDPTGYDYILSGSPTLAAANTEESRKQAPGIL
- a CDS encoding metallophosphoesterase; protein product: MLRYFLFCVVFAGAISSLMNSCAVQAKVTSADTHQRQVPQRIIAIGDLHGNLSVTKRALVLAGAIDQNDRWIGGELVVVQVGDLIDRGANDKAVIDFLETLKKQAKQAGGQLITLLGNHEFMNVLGDYRYVSKEGVDEFKVFSKNEDPYSGRFQAFKPGGPYARTLAHNPVTIVIGDTLFVHAGLRKCFLYYGLERINKEAQQFLRGELKNPPQFVIDSDGPIWTRRYSKGPSREDCAELKQVLSQLNCTRMVVGHTVQSDGIASTCDGMCWMVDIGLTFSPDKVEVLEITPSGLKVLKEHSP
- a CDS encoding DMT family transporter produces the protein MTSEFKGISYMCLAMLTFVTVNTIAKDVVAVYPLTQVTFFRTFFSLFPCLVLLRQAGGVSALKTQHLPRYILIGSVGTVALIGLFGSLRLLPLADAVCLHFSETLFLTAFCAWFLKEKAGSLRWSAVLVGFAGVLVVMRPTGDILNLGAIYALTFALGDAFVMMNARILTRTDHSVIVVTYFSAVVSVLTGLTLPFYWQMPGMMDLLLLIFLGLGGGLGQLFVTFAYRHAPAATVAPMIYTALLWAVLFGYIFWGEIPDLTLILGGALIVSSGLFIIYRETRKQVEVTVQAPGMPHEKNNP